The window AAATAAGCGGATACATTCTGAACAGGTTCCAGGTAAAATACACATACTTtgtatttctttctcttttccacTTCCTCTTTTAGAGACACCTCGTAATTGGCTATATCAGCCTCAACGCACTTCAGCAGTGCAaggagctcctgcaggaacCAAAAGCACACCGCTTTAGAAAAATGACAGACTAATAACTAAATAACATTGTAAAGTGCCTCATAATAACACAATGAATGCCCTCAGTCTTACTTTGGGGGAATACTTGTCCCCAGCAGGTTTGTTGTCTACTGTTTCCAGAGAGCTGGAAGTTTCCTTGCTGGAATCCACCTCCGCTCCCTCTTtgctctccttttctttcacttcCACAGATGGTCCTTCATCTCCCTCATTCActccttccttctcttttgGTATGAGGCTTGCTTTCCCTTTATCTTTTGTCTTCTCGTGAGTACAGGGCTGCTTTGAACAATCGGCAGTCAGTTccactgaaaagaaaagaaaaatttaaataaaaaacaccaaAGGCTTCCCAAATCAGGTAATATACTACATCTAACATCTGATACAATGTATAAACCCAAAATAAATGTCTCTGCTTCTGCAGTTAACCTATCATTGTGGAAATCACTAAAAAGCTTTATATGGTCTATGTGCATAAAAGTCTTCAATAAATAAGATGCCAAGAAAAAAGCTGAATGTGACAATCAAGCACTTAGAttataaatacaaatacatCAAAATGTATTAAgacaataaaaatgtcaaaaatccaAATACCAAAAGCAAACGCAATATTAAATGTATATGGCAAATATGGTAATGGACCTTGAAGCTCAGATGTTGGCTCAAAAAATAGCATGTGTTGATACTTGAGAAAGAAGGGAAACACTGGGTATTATGTAATACCTGCTGAATGTTTGTGGCACCCTGAAGATGGAACATTAATTAACTCTGTTTGCACCCCACTCCGACGCTATAAAAAGCTAGAATTTGCCAACGTGATAAAATGCCACGGAGTAGGAAAACTCCAGTTCAGTATTCTTGCAGCACAAACTTAATGTAAAAAAATCCCACGAAGATATTTTAGTGCAACACTGCTTTAATTGGCATATCATCACTGCGGTACTTCACGATAGTGGAGATAGATGGCGTCATGCAGCCCTACATCATTTGTACCTGCCTTCTATTTAGGAATCAACTCAAACGCTAATGAAGAACAGCTTTTCCTGCTTAAAAAACAGAACTGGATTCAGAAAATGATCAAGAGCCGAAAACATCTTCTTACTCAGAGTTAGAACTTATTCCAAGGTAGTATATAAAACTAATGCAAGTTAAGATGGGTCAGAATTTAACCGAAAAACTGAATGCTGTGTGCTGAATGcaagtgttttggttttttacaACTAGAAATTTTAGCAAAAAACAGAAAGCGATTTAAATATGCTGTACACTAATAATCTCTTGAGTAAAGGGTTTTAAACCATCTATTAAAACAACAGCGGCGACAGAAATGAGCTGTGGCACTCACCAGATGGAGGGACAGCAAAGATGACtccgtcctcctgcaggtgcaACAAGGCTGTGCTGACAGACAGACCCAGTTCTCTCACAGCCCGGTTGTGTCTAGAGTCCAGTCGAAGCATCTCATCTTCTCCAAACAGAACACGGGACAGATGGGAGGCAACTGGACTGGATGGGCGTGTGGCAGCCTGGGAGCGCGCGGGTGAGCGTAGCGGAGAATTAAAGGCGCTGCCAATCTCCGAGGCCGTGTCAGTACTTTCATTGCTGGGTGTGGGTGAAGGCTGAGAGGCAGATGTGATGCAAATGCCTCCCGTGCGGCCTTCTGTGCGTACAGATAGAGGAGTGTTCAAAGCATCTTTCCTCTGGgcttccttttttaatttttcagcCAACACAGTAAGAGCAATCTGGCTCTCCACTCCTGTCCCAACCCGTCCTGTTCGTGAGCGCAGACTCGCCTTCCGTCTAAACCTGACAGACAGCAATTAAAAATGACACGCTTTAGTCACTTTTGATCAAGTCACAACTAGAAACCAGAGAACCCTGAAGAAACTACAAAAGATCCGAACCTGTTGGAAGTGACGGCAGAACCagtcacttcctcctcttcatcttcatagTCGTCCTCATCATCAGAGTATGGCGGTTGTGGAGGTGCTGACATTCGAGTGCGACCAACTCCAGCAGCAATATCCTCttcttcctgtaaaaaaaaattattcatttaaattgaaCCCATGATAATATAATAAACTATGCAATTGCACGTCTAAAAATCCATAGAGCACCTAACCTGCCCGATCCATTAACACGACAGAAAATACAGAACCACAAAAACAGAGAGTGGCTCATATATTCTGCAGAAAGCCATCTTAAAGGAGCAATCTGCACTTCAGGGAAACAACATAACCATCAGGCAAATATAGCTTTCTTCAAATTTAAGATGTGGATGGCATTCATGGTTGTATAGAATTAAATTGGATACATGATTAACttggctgggatgaaaatcagcacctccaaatccgaggccatggttctcaaccggaaaaaggtggagtgccttctccaggtaaaggaggagatcctgccccaagtggaggagttcaagtacctcggggtcttgttcacgagtgagggaagaatggagcaggaggtcgacaggcggatcggtgcggtgTCCGCAGTAAtacggactctgcaccggtccgtagtgatttaccggtcgatcttcgttcttaccctcacctatggtcatgagctttgggtcatgaccgaaagaacaagatcacgggtacaagcggccgaaatgagcttcctccgtagggtggctgggctcagccttagagatagggtgagaagctctgccatccgggaggagctcggagtagagccgctgctcctcagtgtccctccggtaggagacccccgggaagacccaggacacgttggagagactatgtctctcgactggcctgggaacgcctgggggtccctccggatgagctggtagaagtagctggggagagggaagtctgggcttctctccttaggctgctgcccccgcaacccgaccccggataagcggcagaggaTGGTATGGGATGGTATGTTATGGTATGGGATTAACTTGCTTGTCACCACTGATAGGAAAGAAGGATTACCTGAGGACAGGCAACCTTTTCAACACCCGAGTTTTCCTATTTTCTGATGTACACTGAAGGCAtgagtttaattaaaatgaaaacaaaaatgccAATACAaccacacgcacatgcacacacaattaATAACACTTCTCCTCTAACCTGCATGGGAGACTTGGCATAGTTGTGATTGTCTAAGAAGGCAGGCAGACGCTGAACAATGGGGTTGGGGCTGGTGACTTGTGGAGGACCTCCACCCTTGGGGACAGATGGTTTGCCCATGATATTTTCTGATGGGCTAGTGGCTTCCTTAGACTGAGCCCCTGACTCAGCCACTGAATCTATAATAAAACACAATGCATGATGACCACAAAAATACAAAGTAAGTACATCTGTATTTACTATAAGCGCTTACGCTGGTTTAATTTCTAAATTGACTATGCCTATTTTCTATAAAATATCTGATGTCAACTATCAAAATTCTTCTGTTCCATGTCCACAGACATACCACTTTACAAAACAGCCATTGTAAAACATCTCCAAACCTCGCACTCTGCCAAAAGCTACACATTTGATCGAGGCTGTTATTTTGGATAAGTTTATAGAATCATCTGAAGTACCTGAAGGAGCTTGGTCAGTGCTCTGAGCTGGAACTGGTTCAGATTCTGCCTCTTTTTTGATGGCTGGAGTGCTATCATCGGGTGAAGAGGagtctttctctttcttctcatgGACAAGTTCAGTCTGAGTCAGTCGAATCATCTGAAAATATGATTAAACATATAGTTACCTCAGTCGGGCTGCATTTACCAGAAGATCTCTGAAGTATACTTTAATAAACAGaagcaaaacttttttttaaagtcaataAAATAGAAGAGTCCAGAAAAAAGTCCAGAAAAGTTAATCTAACCCATTATCTAATAGGCTATACCATTTTTTCCTCTGACCATACTGTCTTTGCCTTGAACTCCAGCAATTACATAAAACCTGATATGAGACTGTGTCATTAAAGGAGCTGTCTGACAGCAATTGGTTCATGATGAAACCTGACAGTTCCCAACCTTCTGTAGACCCTCTAGAATGATCTGCCGATTCTTCTTTAAAATTTCCAGCTTGGATTCATACTTAATCCTGCGGTCAGGCACCACTGCCATCAGGTTGAAGCGAATGTCATGGTACGGTTCACTGAAAatgagaagagcagcagcagcagcagcatgagaaTTAGGCCTCAAGAATTATCATGAAGTCATGAAGAAAGTGAACTTCCACCATTGAAGATCACTGGCTAAGTACTAACCCTGCAGTGGCAAGTCCAATTCTCTCCATAATAACCCGCCGGGCTTTATCAGTCcattcttcttcctccccccaAGGGcctaaaatataaaataatattcaCTGTTTTAATAGCAGTTACATGAAAGGGGAAATGTTGGGAAATATGCTACAAAAACTGAATGCTTTATGAAGAGATGGTTTTGGTAATGTAGTAGTTTTTATCATATGAGTGTACCAGAAATGATTCCAGACTACAGTCTGGATTTAACGACttgcaaacaaaaaaattaaaaaaaaaaataaatcttgagAGTAATTGAGATTCCTTACTGAagggaaaagaaaatagaataaTAATTAAAAGTTCTTTTATGTTCAAAGAGAGGAAACTCCTACAAATGACTGTGTTAGGTACACAGTCGGGTCTCACCATGGTCTATGGGGTAAGCCTTAAGTCCATCAAGTTCAAAGAGGCGGTCTTTGATGGGGACATAACTAACAAAATGGAAGGCTTCCATGGTCCGCACTGCACTGATTCCATTCTGTTTCTCTGGTAGGTGTCTGGGCTCCGGTCTCCATAGAAACACAGAAGGAGAGCTCGAATAAGTGACAAAAGAGAAGGAAGGGTGTCTCACATAAATGAGAAAGTGTGTCCTTCCTCCACAGCATCAGAGACAGTGAAACACTTTACAAAGATCCACGACAGCAACCTACCTAGCATGACTGTTATGTGCTCTGGCAAGCTCTGGGGCGTTTCCTATTGCGTAACCTTTACTCtggaaatgcattttaaaaagttatgtTGAAGCAtccaggcagagagagaagataAAGACTGCAGAAGTCCTTTATACAGACAATGTGACTACATACATAGGAGGAGATAAATCTCACCTCTGGACTGAATCCTTTAGTGAAAGCTTTAATGCGGCTAAGGGTGGTGCCGAGCTCTACACCACTGCAGTTCAAGAGCACGCTCAGCAAAGCGTGAGTGGCACAGGAATTTGGAATTagctgtatttaaaaaaaaataaaaaaaattacaagTCAACTGCAACAAGAATAggatacaataataataaaaagtgaaTGAGGCAACATCTTTCATCCCCCTCAATTAGAACATTATTTAGGATGGATTAACACATTTAAGACTCAATTTTAATGAGTTAAAATATAATTGGGCAAACTGATGTGATAAACAGTTCTGAATTCCAGAATACCTCACCCAATTCTGTTTTCCTTTGCAAATACTTTGCTAGTCTTTTAGTGCGGCCAACTTCTTGTACATGTTTTAAAatttacaattttttttccccgatgAAGTTTACTTCAGGTGACTGTCAGCCATTTATGATTGCTATTTTTCTTCAGAAAATCTTGGATTGCTTTCATGGGATGTTTTTATTCggcattttacatttctaaaaaaaacaaacatttttatcaGTTTTCTACCATTTGCCTAAATGTTTCACTGGCAGCCATTCGTATCAGTGCCATAATATCACAATTGTCAGAtcaagtgtttttctttgtattgAAAACGATTGCTTCTCTTTCCCCCTCCTGGCTGAATTTCTAAAAAAATATTAATGCTACATGGGTTACCCCTGCTTCAGTCATATGgattattacattttatttattctgatgGAAACTATAATTCTGAACCTTACTGTGCAAATTGTGATAAAGCACTAAGTAAGTTATGTTTTGTGCACACTTCGAACACAAGTACTGTGCACACATCCGTCGTGTGTATTTAAACAATAAACCGGGACTGGAAGGCTGGAAAACAACTGCTCTTAATTTGATATTTAGAAAAGCATTAAGAATAACATTTCCACATTGCAACTTTTACCGAGGGCATGCATATATACTTTTCATACACATACAGGTCTgatttaaatataaatcagCCAGTAACACAATTTTGAATGCATACCTGATGAGCAAAAAACATGTCATTTACAATTTCTTCATCAATGACAGAGGTCTCATCCACCAGCGTATTAACTTTTCTTCTGGATCGACGTTCCTCAATCCATTTGAATAGGAAGATGAAGCCATAGACAGGACTGAAATTTTTTTTTGACAGTTCAATTAGAAGCAAAGGCTTATTGCTTATTCTCAAAACATATATAGTTATTTGAGGTCGTTATAATCTTGATTTACATAAAAACAGCATTCACCAAAAAGATGTACGTTTAATTTTGGTGTAAGTTCTATACCTTTGGCATTTGCTTTGAAGATCATATATTTCTTCTACTTGTACACCTTTGACACCTATAAAACATACAGCGATTTTTCTTTCTTAGCAACACGTTTAACAATGTTTATAGTTACAGCGCAGCACTGCGTTTCGGCTCTGTGATGGTTTTAAGTGCTGTAATCGAGCTACTCACCAAAGTCTTCCACCAGCAAAGTAAACAGTCCTGCAATAGGACAGTAAACaaattacaacataaaatgTGCAACAATTGCTCTGCAGTCAACGTTGCCGAGTTTAGTCCCGTTTTCCAATAAcgtttgaatttgaattttccTTAAGCTGCTTAAGGAAGCTCAAGTGTGGATCTGGCTTTATGTGGAAGCTAACGTTGTTTAGCTGTGTTTTCTTACGAAAATCCTTACCTGGATCACTCTCAAGCTCCAGCCAACCTTTGTTCATTTTTGCAGTTGTGCACGGCTGACTAATATTTAGGAAGCCTTCCAGTCCATGACCAATATATGTACAAGTATATCTAAAGAGGAACCTACATCCATTCACAAAAAAAGCTGTGGAGTACAAGATAAACACAATAGACAAAATTAGCCGCCTACAAATTGCGTCATCAAGAATCGACGAGTGTTCGGGCTAAGCAGTCCTGCTGTCAATTTCCTGTGAGAGCCGTCGAAATTACGGAACTAAGGAGAAATTAAATTAACTCAGTCAGACCGTATTTTCCCTCTCACTATTCGTTATTGTGAATAACGATAAAAGaatggaaacagcagcagttgttTAAACGGTTTGCACATCTTTATGAGGATGTTATTGGATAATGTTTATTTACATTCGCAAAACAAAGGTAGCTCTTCTTTTCTAAAGAAGCTATTATGCATGAGTTGAGatataaaggaaaataaaaccacGAGGCTTAATTCCGTCGATAAATGTTTGGATAGCATTAGGATGATTTTGATTGCTTTGGTCTATATATAAGCATCCGACCGCTCTAGACTTACATAATTTACGCAAAACACTCTTGTTTGtgtattgattgattgattggattCGATAGAAGACTTTTCAGTCCCGGAACCTTTGTTGTGGTGCCTATCAGAGGGACGGTAttggtgaacacacacagagaaatgtAAATTATTAACGTTCATTTACCCAGTTACAACTACTGCAGTTTTAATTGATTGCTTATGTACATCGATATTTTCTAAAGTGTGCGTCTTTTGCCAAGAAGGTAAGCTTCCATAAGAGGTTGGTGTTTCAATCCACTGGACGGGTGTTTCCAAGCCGTGTATGTTAGCCTTGTAGTAATAcaagttagcattagcaacacgAAAGAAGATATTTATTTCTACGACAGCAATCAAAATTTAAGTTCTACGTGAAAAGTAGGCTTTATTCCAGCCACATTCACAACTAGCCATCCACCTCGTATACATTATACCTAACGGTATTCGATAAACAAGTCAACAATTTTGTTATTTAGCGTATGATTTTCGAATTTACTGTACTGTATTCTGAACGCAAATAAATATTTAGTggtattattaatattgttttttCTCCTAAATCACAAAATACGTCTATTGCCGTCAGATGTTTGGTGGTTTTGGCCATCACCGACACTAAGTTCAGCAGTAAGCTGCAAAATTACATTGACGCGTTCTCTGTTATCATCTAAGCCCTGTTTTCTCATTCCCACAATGTCTTACTTTTGGACTTTTGCAAcgtaaaatgaaatattaaatacTTTGGCGTAATGCGATAACGTTAACATCTTGTACAAGGAACCTATTTCCGGGTAAAATTCAACTAATCTTAGGATTAAATGTACTCGATGAAAGCAAGTGATTAAAAAGGCTTAGACTAGCGTGATTTGATAGATCATACAATTAATTTGTATCTTGTGTATGTATAAGAGAGATAACTAACTGTGCAATCAAGTTAATCTGGTATAATTTCGAATATTGATCATTACTGTAGCTGTTACTTTTGCTGGAAGAATGCTGGAAGTGCACTGAAAAATTGATTGATATTGGTTTCAGAGCTTCTGATGAAGGTGTGTAGGTAAAAATTTGACAGTCGTGTAAGACACCATGTCTGAAGACGCAGTTTCAGAAAGTGACTTGGACACGAGCCTTATCAGTGAAGAGGAGTATCTtgagaatgaggaagaggaagacatggaagaagaggaaaatgaaaatgatggcgatgatgaagatgatagtGGTAAGTGAAAAATAATTTGCTCTGCCATTTTCATTTTGCATCTAATATTAGAAGATTTGGAGTGATGTTGAGCACTCATGTGGAAGTATTGACTGAATGATTAGGAAAGTAAAGAGCCTCAATAATATTATATGGTATATTAGAAAATTTGTGTTTCCTTGTAATTTGTACTTTGTTATAATAATTCTTGTAAGTAATTTCCTGAAATTTTAATTGAAATATTGTTTATTCTTAAAGAACGCCCTGGCAGTTCACAGAGCCAGTCAGCACACCAAGATGACAGGGGCTCCACCTCATCTGCTTCCAGAGAGCCATCATCAGAGCCTTCATCTCGCCCATCCTCCAGATCTTCCCCCAGACCTCCAGGCAGTCCAGAAAACACAAGCCAGAGCAAGCCACCATCCAGCAAAAtcaaaaaacagaaaccatCTAAAGGAAACAAATCATCAAAGTCATCAAAAGCCTCTAAAACCTCCAAGCCTGCCCACATGAGAAAGAATATTAGGTACTTTACTCGCCCATTTTTCAGTAATCTCTGAGATCATGAATCACATAATCAGTGATGTTTATTTATACATTGTTTCCTCTTGCAGAAAACTGTTGAAGGAGGATCAGTTGGAGGCTGGAACCAAGACGGCTCaacaggaggagatggacagaCGGAAAcgtctggagcagcagaggaaagagtTTCCTGCTCCGGCTCCTGTTGTTCCAGACTCCCAGCTAGGTGACTGGCTCACCTTCTGTGATTTAGCCAACATTATACTGTCTTAACTTTCTTTCTGAAATGTCACTTCCATTTCCCATCTTTCCAACAGTAGATACTGCTTCGCTTTTAGGAGAAGTTTCTCACTTGGTTCCAGATTTGCTGAGCAAGCAGGATGTAATCTGTCTGGACAGtagtggtgatgaagatgaaaaagtGGACTCCAAGGTGCCTACGCTTGGTCTCAGAGATGGTAAGAACTTTAATAGAAAACTTTAATAGAAGATGATGTCTGATCGAACTTTTCACAGCATTTGATTTTGTGCCTCTACAGATATAATTGAGCTCAGTTCTGGGGATGAAGATTCCCTACAGATAAGCAGCGAATCAGCTGACGAAGATGCTCACGGCACCGCTGGTACTGAAGAGAGCAGTGGAGCACATATCAATGATGCTCTGAATCTGCCAGACGCCCACGGTCGTGTGCTTGTTAATATCAACCAccctgcagaggagaaagaCCTTTACCTTGCTCCACAGCTCGCCAGGGCTGTCAAACCCCACCAAGTAAAACAGCTGCAGTCTTTTAGACTTTCACATTTCAGCCTAATTCTTGTTCTATATTAAAGTTTGGGgtcctcttttctgtctttcccaGATCGGTGGAATCCGTTTTCTTTATGATAACCTTGTTGAGTCTCTGGAACGGTATAAAACCAGCAGTGGGTTCGGCTGCATCCTCGCACACAGCATGGGGTTGGGCAAGACTCTGCAGGTCATTTCCTTCATTGATGTCCTAATGAGGAATACTGAGACTCACACTGTGCTGGCCATTGTTCCCGTGAGTGTTTTGAGTGTTTATAGCCCAGTTTAGATCAGAAAATCATTTATTTGATTAACTTGtaactctttttttcttcataaaGGTGAACACAATTCAGAACTGGTTAACAGAGTTTAACCTGTGGCTCCCAGCTCAGGAATCCCTCCCACCAGAAACTGACCCCACAGTCATTACTGGCCGATCATTCAATGTTCACGTCCTCAATGATGAGCACAAGTATGTTACAAACCATAATGTGTGTAATGGAATTTACATTTGCTCAATTTGTAACAAGTTTCACCTTGTATTTTGTATCTATCCCTTATTTTTGGTTTGagttattaattatttaatcatAATGTGAGCTGTTGATCACATTGTTCAGAACAACACTGGCGAGGGCCAAGGTGGTGGAGGACTGGTCCAGAGATGGAGGGGTGTTGCTGATGGGTTATGAGATGTACCGTCTGCTGACCATGAAGAAGAGCTTTGTGATGGGCAAGAGGAGGAAATCAAAGAAACCTACAGGGCCAGTTATCATCGACTTAGATGAAGAAGATAGACAGCAGGAGCTTATGAAAGGTCAGCAATGCCCATTGCTTTGAAAATGCAGTCGCTCCCAATGGAGGACTTATTCAGGTTGTCCTggatgtttgtatttacaggtATTGAGAGGGCCATTGCAAGGCCTGGACCTGATGTTGTGATATGTGATGAAGGTCATCGCATCAAGAATTACCATGCCAGCACATCACAGGCCCTTAAGAACATTCGCTCCCGACGCAGGGTTGTCCTGACAGGTTACCCTTTGCAGAACAACCTTCTTGAATACTGGTGCATGGTGGACTTTGTCAGACCAGACTTTCTGGGCACACGTCAGGAGTTCAGCAACATGTTTGAGCGGCCGATTCTGAACGGACAGTGTATAGACAGCACGCCTCAAGATGTTCGCTTGATGCGCTACCGCAGTCACGTGCTTCACAGTCTGCTGGAGGGTTTTGTTCAAAGGTAAACCATCTTCCCATATTGGTGGTTTGGGAAATAGACCATTTGCTTGATGCCTCTTTGTCCGTTGTCCTATTTCTTCTTTCTGTTATGTGTTCGTAGACGTGGCCATGATGTGCTGCGAGACCAGCTTCCTTCTAAGCAGGAGCATGTGATTTTGGTGCGCCTTTCTCCCATTCAGAGAGCATTGTATACTGAGTTCATGAAACGCTTTAGAGAAGCAGGAAACACTGGCTGGCTGGGTCTAAACCCACTCAAAGCTTTCTGTGTATGTTGCAAGGTAAGACTTATACCATCTGTCCTTCCATCCATtcaccttcttctcctttttcccttttggggAAATCAACACTATTTCATTAagaatgtttctgttttctcttcctgatCTAGATTTGGAATCACCCAGATGTACTCTATGAAGCTTTGCAGAAAGAGAATCAGGCAAATGAgcaggacctggacctggatgACATCACTTCAGCTGGTAACCCCCGCTGCCCTGCACCTGGTTCCGGACTCAAAGCAAAAGTAGCAGATCCATgtaacagcaaaaacaacaccACGCTGCCAATCAACCACACCCAGGACCGAGCCAATCAAGTTATCACATATGAATGGGTGCGTCTTGTACAGCCATTTCGTCTGCTGCTGGGCTTTAACAGCGAATAGTCAAGACCCAAAGTGGAATTACTTTATCACtattgtctgtgtaaattctcagtaaTTTATCACTATTACTTTTTCCAGTGCTCAAGAATAAATTTGAACACCTGTTTTCTTTACTGATGCAGATTTGCAGAACTTTATTGTCCCTTTACCCCAAAACATTTTATATatcttctgtttttgtttttttaggcAAAGGACATAATGTCAAGCTACCATATGGGAATTCTGGAAAACTCGGCTAAGATGGTTCTGCTTTTCCATCTGATTGAGGAAAGCgtcaaaaaaagagacaaacttTTGGTCTTTAGGTAAGCCCAACAAGCATTGCCTTAAACATAATTAAGTACCGGTAGCTTAGAGCTCGAGTGATTTCCTGATTTTGCTTTCTGGGTAATTTTGCAGGTTGCTGTAAGAATCAAATAGATCAGATATACAAACCCTCCTACGTTTTATGAGGTTGTCAAGTTTTGCAAGCAGAAATGTGTgcatttacaataaatcaaaGGCTTTTACATATATGAATGCAGGAGTTTATGCCAATGTAAAGAATGGCTCTGTTTGTAAACATTTTGTGACATGTATGTTATTGTATATTTCTTCTCATATTAATAGTCAAAGTTTGTCCACTCTGACTGTCATTGAGGACTTTT is drawn from Takifugu rubripes chromosome 19, fTakRub1.2, whole genome shotgun sequence and contains these coding sequences:
- the bap1 gene encoding ubiquitin carboxyl-terminal hydrolase BAP1; this translates as MNKGWLELESDPGLFTLLVEDFGVKGVQVEEIYDLQSKCQSPVYGFIFLFKWIEERRSRRKVNTLVDETSVIDEEIVNDMFFAHQLIPNSCATHALLSVLLNCSGVELGTTLSRIKAFTKGFSPESKGYAIGNAPELARAHNSHARPEPRHLPEKQNGISAVRTMEAFHFVSYVPIKDRLFELDGLKAYPIDHGPWGEEEEWTDKARRVIMERIGLATAGEPYHDIRFNLMAVVPDRRIKYESKLEILKKNRQIILEGLQKMIRLTQTELVHEKKEKDSSSPDDSTPAIKKEAESEPVPAQSTDQAPSDSVAESGAQSKEATSPSENIMGKPSVPKGGGPPQVTSPNPIVQRLPAFLDNHNYAKSPMQEEEDIAAGVGRTRMSAPPQPPYSDDEDDYEDEEEEVTGSAVTSNRFRRKASLRSRTGRVGTGVESQIALTVLAEKLKKEAQRKDALNTPLSVRTEGRTGGICITSASQPSPTPSNESTDTASEIGSAFNSPLRSPARSQAATRPSSPVASHLSRVLFGEDEMLRLDSRHNRAVRELGLSVSTALLHLQEDGVIFAVPPSVELTADCSKQPCTHEKTKDKGKASLIPKEKEGVNEGDEGPSVEVKEKESKEGAEVDSSKETSSSLETVDNKPAGDKYSPKELLALLKCVEADIANYEVSLKEEVEKRKKYKIDDQRRTHNYDEFICTFISMLAQEGMLASLVEQNISVRRRQGVSIGRLHKQRKPDRRKRSRPYKAKRQ